In one Sesamum indicum cultivar Zhongzhi No. 13 linkage group LG12, S_indicum_v1.0, whole genome shotgun sequence genomic region, the following are encoded:
- the LOC105175328 gene encoding peroxisomal membrane protein PMP22-like, with protein MGSVAKKGLQQYLIQLQQHPLRTKVITAGVLSAISDIAAQKLSGIQKLQIKRLLLKVLFGAAYLGPLGHYFHMLLDKIFKGKKDTKTVAKKVVLEQLTISPWNNMIFMIYYGLIIEGRPWMHVKSKIKKEYPTVQYTAWSFWPVVGWVNHQYVPLQFRVIVQSVVACFWGIFLNLRARSMALTKG; from the exons ATGGGATCAGTGGCAAAGAAGGGTTTGCAACAGTATTTGATACAGCTCCAGCAACACCCTTTAAGAACCAAG GTGATAACCGCAGGAGTGTTGTCGGCGATCAGTGATATAGCGGCACAGAAGCTCTCGGGCATTCAGAAACTTCAAATCAAACGCCTTCTTCTCAAAGTG CTGTTTGGGGCTGCCTATCTTGGACCACTGGGGCATTATTTTCACATGTTGCtggataaaattttcaagggGAAGAAGGACACAAAAACTGTTGCAAAGAAG GTGGTGCTGGAGCAACTGACCATCTCCCCGTGGAACAACATGATTTTCATGATTTACTATGGACTCATTATCGAGG GAAGACCCTGGATGCATGTGAAATCTAAAATCAAGAAGGAATATCCAACTGTGCAGTACACGGCATGGAGT TTCTGGCCTGTCGTTGGATGGGTAAATCACCAGTACGTCCCGCTGCAGTTTCGAGTTATTGTCCAAAGTGTCGTTGCCTGCTTCTG GGGAATATTTCTGAATCTAAGAGCGAGGTCTATGGCACTGACTAAAGGTTAA